CATACACGCTATCTTTGATTGGTTCAGTGGTCAGTTCAACCGATTTTGATGCAGTATACATTGGACCAACGTTGGAATATGCTCTCACGCAGTAAAACAATGATCGAAATTTATTTACTGGTAATTCTACTGTTTCGATAATCtgcaaaatataaacacatgtatacatatttgaTTGATCGCGGCCAAAAATGTTAAAGTTAATCTATTTTCTTTTGACgtttgataacatttttttcaatactTACATTTATGATTTCTAAATTGTGTTTATCCAAAGAAACAGTGCTCAAGTTGGTGATGTGTTTCATGCATTCCATGTCATCGCTAACGAACCATTTGTAAAGAGCGATTCCACTTGTTGCATTGAACTGTTTCCATTCTGTAGTAAGTTTATAACCTTTGACATCTATGTATTCCTCTATTTGCGCTAAATATATTTCTCCAAAAGGAATGTCGAAGTCAACATCAACCGATCGAGACTCTTTAGTACTTGAACATCGGTGTTGGTTGCAAATCCGGATTGCTGATCGATACTGATAATTTTTCTGTAGTTCATTGACAGTGTTGTCAGTCAATGTCTGAAACGGGCGTGTTCTTTCTATGCAGCTAGTGTTACTAATTCCATAACAGGTTCGCTTAATGATAGAATATTGAACATATCCTTCAATATGTGTCATTATATCCGGAAATGCATATCTGAGACTAACACGATCATGTCCATTTATATAACTGTCATTTGAATTCGGTTTCGAAAGCCAAAACAGACACTGGTGTTGGAGAATACACTATTGTCAAACATGGGTTTTCCACATAAGTTATAAATGTCGCGCGTGTCTCGTTGTTTGTTCTATCAATCATAAGTAGTTTCCCCGGAATTTGAAATGCCATTGACGTTATATCCGTGTTTTGTAAGTGAACAATATAGGTACGCCCAATAAAGACTGAAGACACCAGACAGATTTGACTTTGGCCGTTAATATATGTTGTAACGTAATTTAATGCATGGCATGGCGAATTACTCAGTCCATGTTGAATGTCATATATTTGTAACGAATAGTCAATCAATACTACGCCATTAGAGATTGAGCTGATTGTTCCTCCACTACAAGATGCTTTGACATGAAAATAATACAAAGTGTCTGGTAAAATTTTCTTCGAGTAAATACATGCAAAAGATGTATTTGTAGACGCAATAAAACCAACAATATCGGCACTGCTTTTATTAGACCCGATGCCAATTGTGTACGATATGTTTTCGTGATGATGAAAGCCATGCCAATGTGCATACAGTTTATGTGGAGTAAAATGAATGGCAACGTCATCCTTATTAAATATATCGATGAAGTCCGGATCAATGTCAACAACGTGACCTTTTCCAGGTGGATAATTTGATGGCAGCTGAAACAACGAGGATTGTAATTCTCTAGAATGCCCGACAATGTTGTATAGGCAAACATTCGCATAAAAGAATAGACCTTGCTCGGTCTCTGCGTGTTGCAATTTGCTCAGTGGAATTGAGAAACAAAAGTCCCCATGGACGCATTTCTTTGATTGATCTAACGTCCATTCCAACAGCGGAGTCACCGTGACGTCGTCATGACTTTGACAATTATAATTATGCATTTCAAAATCAGGAAATGATTCGTATGACTCCCATTTTAGAATTCAGGTCaatgttaatatgtatatatcaAGTTATAAATAATGTAGTTTGAATCATCGtgttcattatatttaatatttgtgtacTTATATGCTGGACATTACTTACCAAACTGGAAAAAGATTGTCTGTATTGGTGATCTTTGTTCATTGTCATAAAATGTATCGTTTGACCAAGAAATATTTATGAACTTATCGTCAATTTCGACGGATGGAATTGTGTTGTACTCAGGCGGTGTGTTGTCAATTATAAATGGTCCGATTGTAGTAGTACTTTGTAAATTCGCTTTGTTCACACATTTCAGCAGTAAATAAAATGGTTCATAGACCCAACTCCTGCGTGGTGAAATGAAAAATAAGTATTTCTGTGAGTTGGTTGATAATCTATAAACGTCGGAACGGATGGTAAAAGATTTTCATAGCGGGCTATTCCAACATAAAAGTCATTTATTTGTGATTTGTCATCCTCCATTTCCCAGTCAATATGGATTTGGTCATTAGGCATAAATGCAAATTCTTCCGGGTTGTACAGTGGAATGTGTTCCAAAATAAATTCAGACATAGCACCATCATTTTTCATAATCTTGGAAGGAAGTGACCCAATCATTTGTTTGATGGCGCTGGAATATGCTGGCGATTGATTTGTTCGGGAACAAGATCGGTGAAAATCAGAATCATTAACTAACAATTGAACTTTTTCCATGTTTGATGTGAGAAAAAATAATTTCGTCCCATTACAAAACAACGTCTcacgccattttgaatttttcacgcggatattttttatttgaggTGGTGTCCTATCTCTGGTTATGCCGTCAGAGCAAACCGCTTTTGATGGTTCCATTGCATTATTGTAGGCTACGATAGTAGTAAAAACTTTTCCTGTATGATTGTTATTCATAACTACTGACTGTTCCGTTGAAAGAATTTCTTTGTACTGTAAAATGATATCTAGATGTGGACTTTCTAGATCATCTGCTGTAAGGCATGAATTTGAAATTGCAATACGATACATCTTTATGTCACTTTCGTGGTCAATAAAGCCAAACCAATGCACGATGAAACTATTTTCACTGGTGTAGTCAATATCATTGCCATCCACTGGTCCTGTAACGTATCAAGCAACAATTAATAGAGttgaattaattatgaaaaataaaataccaACATCAGCATGGCACTCCAGTTGTTAGATTTTACCTTCAAATACAACCCCTGGTTCTGGCGGTGAATCATCAACTAGTATGTCAATGCTCTCCGTGTTTAAAAGCCCGGCGTTGTTAGTTGCCGTCAACGTGAAATAGTAGTTACGATTGTGATTACCCATGTGGGTTCCAAAAGTGTGCAGTTTATTCAAGTCAACTGTGTAGATGAAATGTTCACATTTACCAATCATCGGACAATAACATGCATCAACCCCTGATGTGCAGGAATAACTCTGTAAAATACAAATTTGAAGGAGGTTGGGCAATTTGACATAATAGTATATCAAACATAGTTTACGTGGTTTCCATGTTTCAATATAACAGATGAGACattcaaaaaagtaaaataaattaagCCGTTACCTCATTTACATATTTGGCACCTAGCGTGCCGTTTCCTAACTCTTCTCCTGTGTCGCTTTTGCCAAATGACCATTTCACATTTCTGATTCCACTGTGTGAATCATAGGTTTTAACATACAAAATCATCCCTGCAAGATCCGTTGAATCGTGGACAAAAAGTTTCGTTACTCCGTTTTTTAGGAGATTGATATTTACAATTTGAGGAGCGGTCCTGTCAATAAATAATGTCCTGTTACTACCTAGCTTGTTATTAGCTATGTCCAAAGCCTCAATCTGTATGTGAAATGTATCGCCATCTTCCATGTCCAATGCTTTACAAAACTGTTGGTTTTCAAAATGTGTAACAATATCTGAACCAGTGGTTTTTTCATGAAACTCTCTGTGCCGAGTCCAATGAAACACAAATCCCAAAATTCCTGCGATATTAAGCGTACCATCAACAGGCAAAACGCCttcgtttttttcataaatactgTCAACTTTAATGGAATGATCTGGTTGTATTGGGTTTAGAAGTTCGTTGTCCCGAAAAAATGTATTGTAAAAGTAACCTTTCCAGTCCAAACACACATCGCTGTGATGATTTTGCCACGCATAAGGTTCAGCACTCGAAGCGC
This is a stretch of genomic DNA from Dreissena polymorpha isolate Duluth1 chromosome 7, UMN_Dpol_1.0, whole genome shotgun sequence. It encodes these proteins:
- the LOC127838127 gene encoding uncharacterized protein LOC127838127; the encoded protein is MLTILYCALLLSACISCLSANIDVRQCPSRCQRAEGICIAIEPSKGYTFTEAQSACASKGNEAHLLKIGNESVFNYLKNNVVNNGNDVWLGAVLKNGGFEWLDSTKCCSPYWLPGEPNNNGGAPNCVNIYRPGNIACLNDDHCTERKGFVCEIKECKVISNCETPHCTWYGDTKCSKCYDDNIFFKKTTNDTLCERLCDHVSHLCWPGTCGSELKKNCVCAPQFDLNTNVTSTLCQLNENQTATIETCATTVYSERGDAFQSRGNPSSTECKFRGNFFGNIQPQRIVYTFVASFKVNLTAFGTIPSYIQATRFGITDATLTIIKKDLRGSETTLLAEHILIDNNQSQNAKELFTKNDTISIPNTTLVDGHMLCVVYEANSGGYLKSKNVFTSQHVISAAKPYMKRTSLKRICYKYDAGKSKHCAEFMNCSMEPLQLAERITKNPLIKVSFNCWTDPFPSGGNQTHASGIESFEVYVHEVVPPNGTLSSIVFSKKVNHAESSISLNLKSDIPKLYSITLETKDFANNVQRARRFVLYDNYSSLNTSYENLFRITSASSAEPYAWQNHHSDVCLDWKGYFYNTFFRDNELLNPIQPDHSIKVDSIYEKNEGVLPVDGTLNIAGILGFVFHWTRHREFHEKTTGSDIVTHFENQQFCKALDMEDGDTFHIQIEALDIANNKLGSNRTLFIDRTAPQIVNINLLKNGVTKLFVHDSTDLAGMILYVKTYDSHSGIRNVKWSFGKSDTGEELGNGTLGAKYVNESYSCTSGVDACYCPMIGKCEHFIYTVDLNKLHTFGTHMGNHNRNYYFTLTATNNAGLLNTESIDILVDDSPPEPGVVFEGPVDGNDIDYTSENSFIVHWFGFIDHESDIKMYRIAISNSCLTADDLESPHLDIILQYKEILSTEQSVVMNNNHTGKVFTTIVAYNNAMEPSKAVCSDGITRDRTPPQIKNIRVKNSKWRETLFCNGTKLFFLTSNMEKVQLLVNDSDFHRSCSRTNQSPAYSSAIKQMIGSLPSKIMKNDGAMSEFILEHIPLYNPEEFAFMPNDQIHIDWEMEDDKSQINDFYVGIARYENLLPSVPTFIDYQPTHRNTYFSFHHAGVGSMNHFIYC